A section of the Triticum dicoccoides isolate Atlit2015 ecotype Zavitan chromosome 7A, WEW_v2.0, whole genome shotgun sequence genome encodes:
- the LOC119328501 gene encoding protein FIP1-like isoform X1: protein MAHERRGAAASSAAAHDAAGEALFVDVVHEAPLSGQRQPRSIVGGTLYCILLAGYAGIVIAAPWIFVLIPEMILPLLCSCNVLLLIITGIFQQYWVHQVTKVRLQGYYDLSQKLKRIARVPFAAIACGTALLLLILVWQPRVEVLSISVLLRIALVVEVISAGCFMSLYIGHIHKYNSLNEQPDILRPLYSALQPSSSLEEIRYYDSRLSDQQMALLQYQRENIHYLSEEVLRLQESLSKYHRSVAASTPQVDLTHLLASRDQELRALSAEMNQVHSELRVARGLIAEKDSEIQLIRGKNNQYVEENERLRAILGEWSTRAAKLERALEAERVSNMELQKNRAKLRRQSTREKIPDIPQSDSSSIGVL from the exons ATGGCGCAcgagcggcgcggcgcggcggcgtcgTCCGCGGCTGCACACGACGCTGCAGGGGAAGCGCT ATTTGTTGACGTAGTACATGAAGCCCCTCTATCTGGTCAGCGGCAGCCTCGAAGCATAGTTGGTGGCACTCTGTACTGTATCTTATTG GCAGGTTATGCTGGTATTGTCATAGCAGCTCCATGGATATTTGTTCTTATACCAGAAATGATCCTTCCGTTGCTATGTAGCTGCAATGTTCTGCTTCTAATTATTACAG GTATATTCCAACAATATTGGGTCCATCAGGTCACAAAAGTGCGACTACAG GGCTACTATGATTTAAGCCAAAAATTGAAGCGCATTGCTCGAGTTCCATTTGCCGCTATTGCTTGCG GTACTGCCCTATTGCTCTTAATTCTAGTTTGGCAGCCTCGAGTAGAGGTATTATCAATTTCAGTTTTGCTCAG GATTGCACTAGTTGTTGAAGTGATATCCGCCGGATGTTTCATGAGCTTATACATAG GGCACATCCATAAATACAACTCTTTGAATGAGCAGCCTGACATTCTACGGCCACTTTATTCTGCACTGCAACCATCTAGTTCGCTGGAAGAGATAAG GTACTATGATTCTCGTCTGTCTGACCAACAAATGGCATTGCTCCAGTACCAGAGGGAGAATATTCATTATCTGAGTGAAGAG GTGCTTAGGTTGCAAGAAAGCTTAAGTAAGTACCATAGAAGTGTTGCTGCCAGCACTCCTCAG GTTGATCTTACTCATCTTTTGGCATCTCGTGATCAAGAACTTCGTGCACTGTCTGCTGAG ATGAATCAAGTGCATTCGGAGCTTCGTGTTGCTCGTGGTTTGATTGCTGAGAAGGACTCAGAGATCCAGCTCATCCGTGGGAAAAACAATCAA TACGTCGAAGAAAACGAGAGACTAAGAGCTATCCTTGGTGAATGGAGCACTCGAGCAGCAAAG CTTGAGAGAGCGCTCGAGGCTGAGAGAGTGTCCAACATGGAACTGCAGAAGAACCGCGCAAAGCTCAGACGCCAATCAACCAGGGAGAAAATACCTGACATTCCTCAATCAGACAGTTCCTCCATAGGTGTGCTCTAG
- the LOC119328501 gene encoding protein FIP1-like isoform X2, whose protein sequence is MILPLLCSCNVLLLIITGIFQQYWVHQVTKVRLQGYYDLSQKLKRIARVPFAAIACGTALLLLILVWQPRVEVLSISVLLRIALVVEVISAGCFMSLYIGHIHKYNSLNEQPDILRPLYSALQPSSSLEEIRYYDSRLSDQQMALLQYQRENIHYLSEEVLRLQESLSKYHRSVAASTPQVDLTHLLASRDQELRALSAEMNQVHSELRVARGLIAEKDSEIQLIRGKNNQYVEENERLRAILGEWSTRAAKLERALEAERVSNMELQKNRAKLRRQSTREKIPDIPQSDSSSIGVL, encoded by the exons ATGATCCTTCCGTTGCTATGTAGCTGCAATGTTCTGCTTCTAATTATTACAG GTATATTCCAACAATATTGGGTCCATCAGGTCACAAAAGTGCGACTACAG GGCTACTATGATTTAAGCCAAAAATTGAAGCGCATTGCTCGAGTTCCATTTGCCGCTATTGCTTGCG GTACTGCCCTATTGCTCTTAATTCTAGTTTGGCAGCCTCGAGTAGAGGTATTATCAATTTCAGTTTTGCTCAG GATTGCACTAGTTGTTGAAGTGATATCCGCCGGATGTTTCATGAGCTTATACATAG GGCACATCCATAAATACAACTCTTTGAATGAGCAGCCTGACATTCTACGGCCACTTTATTCTGCACTGCAACCATCTAGTTCGCTGGAAGAGATAAG GTACTATGATTCTCGTCTGTCTGACCAACAAATGGCATTGCTCCAGTACCAGAGGGAGAATATTCATTATCTGAGTGAAGAG GTGCTTAGGTTGCAAGAAAGCTTAAGTAAGTACCATAGAAGTGTTGCTGCCAGCACTCCTCAG GTTGATCTTACTCATCTTTTGGCATCTCGTGATCAAGAACTTCGTGCACTGTCTGCTGAG ATGAATCAAGTGCATTCGGAGCTTCGTGTTGCTCGTGGTTTGATTGCTGAGAAGGACTCAGAGATCCAGCTCATCCGTGGGAAAAACAATCAA TACGTCGAAGAAAACGAGAGACTAAGAGCTATCCTTGGTGAATGGAGCACTCGAGCAGCAAAG CTTGAGAGAGCGCTCGAGGCTGAGAGAGTGTCCAACATGGAACTGCAGAAGAACCGCGCAAAGCTCAGACGCCAATCAACCAGGGAGAAAATACCTGACATTCCTCAATCAGACAGTTCCTCCATAGGTGTGCTCTAG